In one Lycium barbarum isolate Lr01 chromosome 7, ASM1917538v2, whole genome shotgun sequence genomic region, the following are encoded:
- the LOC132601504 gene encoding nuclear transcription factor Y subunit B-3-like, producing the protein MEDERRGNEPSVAITRSPDSSSNITIPITHITTSTLKIIANNVNANNNNNSSSNKEQDRFLPIANVGRIMKKVLPGNGKISKDAKETVQECVSEFISFVTGEASDKCQREKRKTINGDDIIWAITTLGFDEYVDPLKSYLNKYRELEGEKLNVPKQQRLEPQQQQQPQHDQKPTFSYSTIYSPTALLPHASFVPVDQSFPLPFSPNPIQSQLPKREHVDSMGH; encoded by the coding sequence ATGGAGGATGAAAGGCGAGGAAATGAGCCAAGTGTGGCTATTACAAGAAGTCCAGACAGTAGTTCAAATATAACCATTCCAATAACACATATAACAACATCTACATTGAAAATAATTGCAAATAATGTCAACgccaacaataataacaatagtaGTAGTAACAAAGAACAAGATCGGTTCCTTCCTATTGCTAATGTAGGACGGATAATGAAGAAGGTCCTCCCAGGAAATGGAAAGATCTCAAAAGATGCCAAAGAGACGGTTCAAGAGTGTGTGTCGGAATTTATTAGCTTTGTTACGGGTGAAGCATCAGATAAGTGCCAGCGAGAGAAGAGAAAGACAATCAATGGGGATGACATCATCTGGGCAATCACAACTCTCGGCTTTGATGAATATGTGGACCCACTTAAAAGTTATCTTAACAAATATAGAGAGTTAGAAGGTGAAAAGCTAAATGTTCCAAAACAACAACGTTTagaaccacaacaacaacagcaaccacAACATGACCAAAAGCCAACTTTTTCTTACAGTACTATATATTCTCCCACTGCTCTTCTTCCTCATGCTTCATTTGTGCCAGTAGATCAATCATTTCCTTTGCCATTTTCTCCCAATCCAATCCAGTCTCAATTACCTAAAAGGGAACACGTTGATTCTATGGGCCACTAG